TTCCACCCATCACCCCTATGTGGTGCCGCCAAAGTATGCGGCGCAATTCGGTGGCAGTGACAATCTGTCAAAATACGAATCCAGCATCCGCTTCACCGATCAGTTGCTGCGTGATCTGGCGGGTGACGTGGCACACATGGGAGCAAGCGAGGACACCGTGCTCGTCGTCATCGGCGATCACGGCGAGGCCTTCGGTGATCTTCACCCGGACAACTTCACCCACAAGAATTTTCTCTTTGAAGAGAACATCGGAAATTTTCTGATGATCATTGACCTCGGAAAGACGATGCCTCCCGCCGCGTCGCATCGCAGAGGCACCATCGCGGATGTGATGCCGACACTCATCGGCATGCAGGGCATGAAACCGCACGACGGACTGGTGGGGCAGGACCTGATGTCTCCCGGTTACCAGGAGCGCCTGGCATTTTTCTTCAAGAGCGCATACCCCGAACAGTGGGGCGTTCGCGATGGGCAGTGGAAGTTCATCGCCAATCGCCTGGAGCCGGAGAAATTCGCGCTTTATGATCTCGTTGCCGACCCCGGTGAAAAAGCAGACATTGCGGGCGAGTACCCCGAGCGCGCCGCTCTCTACGGCAAGCTTGCAGCCAACTGGTATGTCTATCTCGACAAGTCTTTCCGCGAAAACCTGTCACTCAGCGCAGACGACAATGTTCCGCAGGTCGCTCTTGGAGATGTATCAAAGGAGGGGCCGGTTGAGATCGCCATCGGTTCCAGCATTGATCCGCTCCCTTTCCGGAAGCTGAAGGAGGTCAATCCCGACGAAACACTCACGGTCTGGACTTACGGCGGCGTGTTCAAGCAAGACACGCCCGTGGACTACATCTTCACCGCGCCATCGGGCGAAGAGTTCAGACAGACTTTGGTGCACAAGACAGACTGGGTGAACGTCAACTACTTTGCGCCGCTCTCGAGGAGCAGGGAGGAAGGACTCTGGAAAGTCCGGTTGGAATCTGCCGGGAAAGTTCTGATCCAGACAGAGTTCAAGGTCTCTCGCAGTGCGCAACTGATATGGTCAGCCTTCGACACCACGCCCGGCGTCCGTTTCGTGCGAACCGCGCTTGTCTTTGGCGACGAGTTTCAGGTGACGAACAAGATCAATCCGCAACAGGATGTCTCGCTTCTTTTCGGGCTGATGCCGTTGCAGGCAGATGCGCTGCACAGCGCCGTGGTTGTGGCGCCCGATGGCAGCGAAAACGTCTTCTCGTTCAACCTGCTGAAAGGGTGGAAAACGTCCTGGGTGCCCGTGCCCGCAGGCACATTCAGCCAGACCGGGACCTACAGGATCGACATTTACGGCAACGGCACCCGCATCGCCTCCACAAGTCTGGATGTGGATGAAGAAGCCACTCTCATGCGAAACGCGGGAACGAACTGACCGCAATGT
The nucleotide sequence above comes from Hyphomicrobiales bacterium. Encoded proteins:
- a CDS encoding sulfatase-like hydrolase/transferase; this translates as MKTNLSPISAVVFLVHAAIMFVAHLENAALSSHLAFTDILPWQWTTLSASAACAILYEIMRRHRVGFWSFYVLFFLLLLALASNQFFYQVFQDSLTISHLDEFNVGDADNLAVSLRSEFGRYQFINLLLILFSAAALLLAERRWSNRSLLTVARVPAMLAGAALFLLSGLSLYLLQPDPQSPVGRATAYIALTVWRGLAPEQSADVASKDLILPPDLWQLHHGQPLDVTATASALSQARSYLQSRKRNVIMVVLESVGSRQLLRDGKPRPDLAPFLHDAAAHAVIFDSLANQYPGSTRAHVGMNTGGFIPTWSSVTSSLVYPYQGQTIISEYRKAGWATALYSSAYLKYENLKSFYDRLGFDMVVTADNPASGLEKDANPGGWGVDEYAVLQRAMTWASNAPKPFFLNYQTISTHHPYVVPPKYAAQFGGSDNLSKYESSIRFTDQLLRDLAGDVAHMGASEDTVLVVIGDHGEAFGDLHPDNFTHKNFLFEENIGNFLMIIDLGKTMPPAASHRRGTIADVMPTLIGMQGMKPHDGLVGQDLMSPGYQERLAFFFKSAYPEQWGVRDGQWKFIANRLEPEKFALYDLVADPGEKADIAGEYPERAALYGKLAANWYVYLDKSFRENLSLSADDNVPQVALGDVSKEGPVEIAIGSSIDPLPFRKLKEVNPDETLTVWTYGGVFKQDTPVDYIFTAPSGEEFRQTLVHKTDWVNVNYFAPLSRSREEGLWKVRLESAGKVLIQTEFKVSRSAQLIWSAFDTTPGVRFVRTALVFGDEFQVTNKINPQQDVSLLFGLMPLQADALHSAVVVAPDGSENVFSFNLLKGWKTSWVPVPAGTFSQTGTYRIDIYGNGTRIASTSLDVDEEATLMRNAGTN